The genomic window GAATAGCTCTGAATCGCTGGTAGATTTGTCTAGAGAGGTTCTTATCTATGGAATCATTGTTTGTTGTAAGCTTTTTTAGAATCTCTTTAAAATATAACTATCGAAGACATCTTTCCAGAACTGTAGTAGTACAATTGTAATTTCACCTTCAAAAGGCAGAAAGTTTAtagttttcggaaaataaatacatatttttcaaatatgttcCGACTATCATTAATAGTTTTCAAGAGGAGTGTGATGTAAATTAACCTAtattaacgggtgatccaagtagaggtacttttttcacaGATCACGGGTgggtcgtgtcaagctgtcttGTTATTTTCGATCAGTATGGTTTGGCATtacaacgtttacaaataatttaattttaatacgaaaatttaggcttcgctcaacttatggtcaacatacaATGAGCGTAGCTTTCGCATcaccatcactcatcttgagaccgtgcatttattattggataatattggaCCAAATAGGCCACGTTCAGCAatcagtaaagaaaatatagcagtcgaaACTGAaaatgtacacgaagaccgtggagagagtcgattcggcccTGTTCACAGCAACTCGAAGTGACGAATGGAACCACTTGGCGCAGTTTACGTCAAGATCTTATTACGtacaagcgtacaaaatacagcttgtgcaagaactgaagccgttcaaccttctcaagcgacatcacttcgctctatAGGTTTTTGACAAGTTCCAATAtgatctgacgttttcgagaaaaatttgggaccatttctggctcaatgggtatgtaaacaagaaaaattgccgcatttgtgacgaagagtaacctgaagagactcaagagctgccatttcatccagaaaaaacaacggtttgatagCCATGATTACCGATTATTATATGACTGAAATTaaaactcgtgatctcggcgacattttgtttcaacaatatgacaccacttcccacacatcgcaacaatcaatatatttattgggataacacttcggtgagcagataagttcacgttttggaccggtcaattggccactaagatcgtTTGATAttacatcgttagactttttcctgtgaggatgtGCAAATTCTAAAGTCTATGCCGACAATCCCGCTACGATTCAGGTATTAGAGCAAAACCTCACGCgagtcattcgtcagttaccagtcgaaatgctcgaacgagtgtTCGAAAATTGGACACAACGGaaggatcatctgagacgtagccgctgccaatatttgaaggagataatcttcaaaaaatgaatgccaaagaaggttctttctttaaaaaagtagggaacctcgaaatggatcaccctttattatatagcttataaatttattaaataaattgaagagTTTTGCTACTATTTACcgtaacttttattttttttggggcCTCTCTGAACGGTAAATAGATGAGAGGGCGATATCTAAGTGCAAACCCCTTCAGGCCATCCATCTTAACATCGAGTTTCTTTTATTCTAATTATTTCAGATTGTTGATGCCGCATACTATGTGGACACATTATATAAATGGGCCGCATTAAATACTGAGGAAATTGGCGAATATATAGCGAAAGGTCTAAGGCATTTGATAAAAGTAGTACCGCTAAAAAATATACACTTAGTCGGTGAGTAAAATGCTTAAAAACAGTCGTGTTTCAACTGCAAATATTTAGAAATGAAAagagtattttaatatattttactccTCATATAAATAGGACACAGTCTCGGCGCACATATAATGGGTAAGGCTGGTCGTACTTTCACCAAATTGACAGGAAAGAAAATACCACGTATTACCGGTTTGGATCCGGCCAAGCCATGTTTCTACAAAAACGATACACTCTATAGCTTGCGACGAGGCGATGCTGATTTTGTGGATGTCATTCACACAAATATCGGTATATTGGCGAAGAAGAAACCGCTTGGCGATATTGATTTCTATCCTGGTGGTGCTAATTCGCTGCCACCAGGCTGTTTGACTGTAACCTGCGCACATATACGTGCCGTCGAGTACTTTGCTGAGAGTGTTTATCCGGGGAatgcaaaaaatttcattggcTTGAAGTGCGCGGATTGgaatgatttaaagaaattaaattgccCAGCCGACCACACCTCACCCATGGGTTATGCGGTGGATAAACAAGCTCAAGGTATTTATTATGTGCCCGTGAACCGCAAATCACCTTATGGCAAAAATGCGAAGCCAAACAGCGCACGCTGGGAGAATGCCAAGTGTAATAAGTGTGAGAAAGTGAGGAGAAAGAAGAGGGAAAAAAGAAGGGGAAAAGGGTTTAACAGATGGTTAAGTAGTTTAGTTGTTAATAGTCAAATATTTAAAGGAGTGTGAATATTATAAGTTTTATGAATGTCGAATTCGTCGGAGAAGGTTTTAGCAGAAAAGGTAAAAGAAAGTActgtataaatatagtataagcgttaatgttaatgtatttaagttttatatacTGAGCAAATTAAATCTAGACATTAAATTCGCTTACCAAGCTCGACATTGACACAAATCGTGTATGAAATTATTGTAGATCATTATTTAATCAGCTATTTAAACAGCTGTCTGCGATCTGTTTATAATTTTGGAATAAACAAGCGTTTTTTCGCCATAACTAGAATTCGCTGAATTTTTCTACCTATGAAGAACTATACATAACGATTCGTGTTTATCTGTTTTAAAGTTGCCATAAttgatttatgtaaattttgaaataaaaggaAACTAGTTTGATGAAACCTGGAGCTTTGATGTACACTCCTCAAGGCATAGCAAAAATCCATTTGGCTCTTGATAATTAGGTAATCTGAAAGTCTTCAGTGCATGACTGAAATAcagaacttgttgttgttgaagttgCGAGTAACTAAGCTCTGTTTGGCCAGAAAATAAAAGCTCCCAGACGTGTCTCCATTCTTTGGTGTTCGATAAACGAAATTCTCTCCTCCTTCAACTGAATTCCGGAAAACTTGGACCACTGCATCGCAGAGGCTACTCGTGGCGGCTTTTTATCTGTTTATATATCGTTCAGAGATACATATGTGGATGGAAAAAGTCGCTGAAGAAGGCGCAGTGAGCAGTAAGTCCAACAGACAGTAAGTCCAAGACATCTTTAGCACAGgaacaagtgtttttgattggtacaaattattcaaagagtaTCGAGAAAGCATTGACAACGAACCACGACTAGGACGACTCTCAACATCacactgatgatcaacatgttaGTAAAATAAAGGAGTTGGTGCTTGAGAATAGACGATTAACAGTGAGAGATCTGATTGGCATTGtaggaatatcggaaggatcagtaaaaaccattttgaaagatgatttgggtctaagaaaagtgaaagcacgattggttccaaaattattaatttttttcgaaaaacagcgtcgcgttaataTGTGTGAAACAAtggctttccgactaccaggatatcatgaaacgtattattactggcgatgagttttagatctatgcttacgaaccggaagcagacgatcaatcggacgaatatcgtggcaaaggtgagccgaagccgaaaaaaacacgtcaaagcaggtcaaaattaaaggttatgttgacagttttcttcgataattgaggtgtggtgcactgcgaattccttccgaccggtcaaactgtcaacaaggaataataTATGATAGATTCCTGTTGTTTGTGCGAAGCTActtttttgagtcaattgaagacattaaacgtgaatcgctaaacgcattgaaggctattgaGGGAATTAACTTTAacactgtttcgaggattggaaaaaacgttggcacaagtgtattgtggCCTAGGGGATTTCTTTGAGgaaacgacatagattttgaaaaataaattaagatttttaatatgaccaaagtcttactatattttaaACATAGTAGTAGGCGCTGGTCGATCACCACTGCCTTACTGCAAGTTCTTTTCGAGTAGAACGGAGGAGATCATCTAAATTACTTGCCTATAGaacttagcaaagttcatcttacCGCAATGGTAGGGgttcttactggacattgtcCAATAGGCATTCATGTGGAAAGACTAAACATTTTAAGGGACGCAAGTTGACAAAATTGTATGGTGGATGGTGGGGTGGAAACATCTAGGCACTTTCTCTTCTATTTTTCAGCCTTTGCAATATTGATGATGAAACATATCGGCGAACTAATTTGTGATAGTCAATTTGTAAGGGTCTTATTACAaattactatacatatattggagTTTTAGGAACCACAACGGACCGGCGTTCCGAGCTGTACAAGTTAGATCCGTGTTGGGATCGAACTCTTAAACTAACCATGTgataacaaattataaaaattagtcGCGATcagcttatgcaagaactgaagtcgttcgacctttccaagcgatatcgttttcgctctatgggctcttgaaaagttttaagaGGATCCGACGtattcgagtcaaattttgtacagagatgaggcccatttctggctcaatgggtatgtaaacaagcaaaaattgccaaatttgGAACTaagagtaacctgaagagattcaagagctgtcatttcatccagcaAAAAGAagagtttggtgtggtttgtgggccggtggaatcataaTCAGTAcagatttcttcaaaaataataccggTGAGGCGACCGTTATTGCACCATGATAACCGGtcagattttttttcaacaagacggcatcacttcccacacatcgtaccaatcaaaggatttattgagagaacacttcggtgagcagataatttcacgttctgagctggtcgattggccaccaagttcGTGTagtatcacaccgttagactttttcctgtgggtgtttgtaaagtctaaagtctatgcggacaatctcgcttcgattatttggagaaaaacatcatgcgtgtcattcgccaggtACCAGTCCAAATGTTCGAATGAGTCgaaattagactcaacggatggaacaTCTGTCCCATAGCTGTGGCCAACATTTGCaagaggtaatcttcaaaaagtaaatgccaaagaatgttctttcgaatgatgataaacattcctcattaaatgagaaatttctgtgttttttctttaagaaaatagGGAACTTCAAAATGGATCACCCGTTTCGTATATTAAAATCACTTCAACCAAAACATAGCCTCatttctttggcaaacaaaacaTTTGACGtattcaaataaacaaaattactcACTatcttgattttttaatttcgactcGATTCCCTTTATAAAATCACGATAAGTAAATGGTGGAATTCCAGCTAACATTGCTGTAGTTGCACTCAGATCAGTAGCATCGaacatttctaaaattaaaaaaattaaataatatttattattagagTCTGTGTTGTTAGTCGCCAATTTCTGGcaaatagttttttcaatttaatccATTTCTTCTTTAACTTACCATAGGCTTGAGGCGGCTGCGTGTAAGAGTTGAAATTATTGCCTTTCAATGTTAGAAACTGTAAAGTAGAATTGATTGTGGATAACGTTCGGAATGGTATTTGTGTAAGATTATTATGTGACGCCGAGAAGACAATAACATTTCGCCCAATTCTCAATTGCTTTTCCAAAGTCTGATTATAGAGCTTATCATCGTTGTTGAGATCGTGATAAGATAAGTCCATACCCATATAGCTCTTTGACAAAAGTTTGGTGtctacaattaataaaaaattcaaataagatTTATCAGCGTAGAATCGAAgttgtttctatttttattattattaaaacagaG from Bactrocera tryoni isolate S06 chromosome 5, CSIRO_BtryS06_freeze2, whole genome shotgun sequence includes these protein-coding regions:
- the LOC120776881 gene encoding phospholipase A1 1, whose product is MSYAIIFVFCVILSNTYQTQSTDEPETTASLQTTAAPETAENATAVSRALSWSMFSSFSSFSNKISELLVVKKNVLAAYPLQLASTLIDKLCSNTLFMTHVPAKFTPDISKMHFQYITSCQNYSVPLMKAEQLWQHMSFNKKRKVVILATGWTNTVNDSSTLALLSKAFLCRKDVNFIIVDAAYYVDTLYKWAALNTEEIGEYIAKGLRHLIKVVPLKNIHLVGHSLGAHIMGKAGRTFTKLTGKKIPRITGLDPAKPCFYKNDTLYSLRRGDADFVDVIHTNIGILAKKKPLGDIDFYPGGANSLPPGCLTVTCAHIRAVEYFAESVYPGNAKNFIGLKCADWNDLKKLNCPADHTSPMGYAVDKQAQGIYYVPVNRKSPYGKNAKPNSARWENAKCNKCEKVRRKKREKRRGKGFNRWLSSLVVNSQIFKGV